TTACAATATATCTGTTCCGCCTGATACATTCAATGAGCACTTCCTGTTTGATCTTCCTTTGGTTCCTCTCTACGATTCCTCATCCGATTACAATCTTCAATCTTTGATGACCCAACGAAACCCAATTGACGAATCCAATTGTTCAGACCAATTGGTTTCAGGGTCGCCATTAACGGACCAGCTTGAAAATCTCAGCCTTTATCAAACTACCCACTTTCCATCTTTCTCATTTGATCCAAATGCAGCAAATGAGTACCAAAGTTCCAGCAGCTTGAGTTTTCCGGCTGTTAAAAATGAAGAATCTCCAGTGGATTTCGATTCTGCTTTTAATATTGACAATGTAGCAAATTACTTGCAAAGGAGCTTTAGTAGCAATTCTTTCGAAACAAAGCCTAACTTTTCGTTCCAAACCGCTCCTAATTCTCTGATGGAACCCCAGAATTTTCAAGGCCAAACCGCTTTCAGCTTGCCGGAAAATACCTTTTTCGCCACACATATGAGGAAGGTTTCCAGCACCGGCGATTTAGAGGTATCCAGCACCACAAAACAAATTATGTTGTTCACTCTgtctttgtttatttatttatttattttaaatcttgTTTGTTCCTCGACGATTTAGAATATGAGAAACGTGAATGACAACCAAAGGTCGACTATAGAGAATTCGTTAATAGAAGAAGTACCGTTCAAAGTAGGACGATACAACCCAGAAGAGAGACAAGAGAGGATTTCAAAGTACAGAGCAAAGCGTAATCTAAGGAACTTCAACAAAACAATTAAGGTTTTCTCAACTTTTTTCAATGATTATTATTAATTACGACATTAATTTGTTTTTGATTGTGTTCTAAACTAGTCATTACggtttggtttggtttggtttATGTTTGATTGCAAAGTATGCATGCCGTAAAACACTAGCAGACAATCGTCCTCGTGTACGAGGCCGGTTCACTCGCAACGATGACACTGTTGAGACTCCGAAACTCCCATGTAATTCAACTAGAGACGAAGATGAAGATGAGCTATGGGTACTGTATTCCAATCCATTCCTCATAGTTCAATGTGGCACCATTAATCGTTTCTGTTTCTGTATCTGTATCCAATACAATACAATATTTcgaaaaaaattatcatttttctcatttttttaatgTATTAATTTGCAGGCGTTACATGAAGTGGAGGATGAAATCATGGGAAGAGCAACATTTATCAATAGTTTTAGTCAACAAAATCAGTTTCCATATCACCATGGTTGTTTCTGATATAAGAATACTGAGAATCTCGTTTTCAGAATAgttgaaatattttaatttctttcaagAAAAAATATTTCTGATTGTAATATAAGATTCTACCAATCAAACCTGCTCGTTACCTTAgagtatatttttaaaaaataaaaggtatCAAAATTTTGAAGTCACTGGCGCATTTGTTTCTTTAatgaaattgtaaaataaataaataaataaaactcagAATTATTCCCTTCATTttctttaataaattttcaaatatcGTTCTACGTTACAAGATTAATCaatgatatatattattatatattatttaacttgATTTCGAATCTTTGACTTCGTAATAAGATctcatcattatcattattttattgtaATGACGTTATGCTTTTTATTTTAAAGTGCACACACTTTAAATTTAAACAATGAATTTTATGACAATATTTTAGTCTCGtgatcatatatattatattcaaGGAAATAACACTATAttgaaagaaatttaaaaattacaagATTTAGGCGAGATAGTAAATGACTCACTTATCTTAACCAATGGTTGATGGTTCGATCCTTACACTGAATATGATATAGTTTTAAAATTCATGACCAATTGAAGATTAATAACTAGGCTCACTCTAATAGTACTTTGAGAGAATACTACTatataaattactattttttaaataaaaaaggcAGAATTACTTCCCATCTCATTATTTAAATGGTTATAATTGTTAATTTGGGAGATGCATGTACATGGTATAGACATAGTTCATTCTTTATATGAAGTGGAAGCACTTTAAAAAGTTCAAATTGTAGTATGTACATGCAATGATAATGTCAAGCAACTTTACtgttaaattgagaaaaataaacTCCAATGGAAGGTTGATTATTTATCAGCATAAAATACACATAAAAATCTATAGTGGGTAGAgttacaaattttcttttcttcgtTATAAAGCAATTGATGGATTTGATTGAaaaaaaatataacatatatatgatGATATATTCTAAAGATGGATTCATTAGAATATGGATTGGTATGGTCAAACTCTACTTTGCTACATGGTTTTTTCTTAGGCTagaccatttattttattttattttcttgatgAAATGGCTTGGGAAGTGGCTTCATTGTTCATACTTCAATTGGAAAACAACTATAGAAAAGAGGTCTATGATAAAATTTCaggatttttttataaaaatattttaaaaat
Above is a genomic segment from Gossypium arboreum isolate Shixiya-1 chromosome 8, ASM2569848v2, whole genome shotgun sequence containing:
- the LOC108468531 gene encoding uncharacterized protein LOC108468531; amino-acid sequence: MSYNISVPPDTFNEHFLFDLPLVPLYDSSSDYNLQSLMTQRNPIDESNCSDQLVSGSPLTDQLENLSLYQTTHFPSFSFDPNAANEYQSSSSLSFPAVKNEESPVDFDSAFNIDNVANYLQRSFSSNSFETKPNFSFQTAPNSLMEPQNFQGQTAFSLPENTFFATHMRKVSSTGDLENMRNVNDNQRSTIENSLIEEVPFKVGRYNPEERQERISKYRAKRNLRNFNKTIKVFSTFFNDYY